The sequence CCCCGGGTGGCCAGCCGGTCGAAGGCATTCGCCACGACGTCCGGCCAGGCACGGCGGTCGTCGGTCCAGGTCTCGGTGACCCGGGTGCCGCCCTCCACCGCCTCGAAGCGGTACTCCCACGTGGCGATCGGCCCGCGCAGCAACGGCCGCCGCGCACCGATCGCGTGGACCCGGAACGCGAAGCGCCGCCCCGGATCGGCAGCCGTCACCGTGCACCGCGTCGTCCAGCTCACCGGCCCGCGCTTGTTGCGGCCGTCGAAGACCATGCCCACGTACGCCTCCCGGCGCTCCCCCCGCACCCGCGCGCCCAGGTTCTCCGGGCTCCAGCGGCCCATCGCCGTCGGGTCGCTCAACCGTTCGTACACCTGGGACGGATCGGCGGACACGACGATGCTGTCCGACACGGACATGGTGCGGGCGGTGCGGGGCATGGGGCACTTCCGTTCCTCGGCCAGCTGTTGTCACCGCTGGGCGCCGGGCCGGCCGTACGGCCGACGGGCTCCCGCACCGACACCTTACTGACCGGTCACATAGGATCCGGAACCGGGGAGTGACACATCCGGCAGCCGGGACGAGAACGCCCCGCGGCCGTGGTTCGTTGCACAGACGTCGCATCCGGAACACGCCGACGACCGACCGAGGAGCCCGCACATGCCCAGCCGTACCGACCCCAGCCGCACCGAGCCCGGCACCGCAGACCGCACCCGGCTCATCGAACGGCTGATGGAGCAGTTCCCGCACGTGCCGCGGGAGGCCGTCATCAAGGAGGACCTGCTGCGCGGCGGCCTGGCCTTCGACGAGTCGGCGCTCAGCGACAACGAGGACGGCGACGTCAAGCCGAAGTCGTACTTCATCTTCTCGTTCGACCACGGCACCCTGCCCGAGCTGGGAGCGGCCGCGCTGCGCCGCCCGCCGGAGGAGATCGTGCTCACCGGCGGTCCGTACGAGCTGCGCCGCACCGTCGTCTCGGTCCGCGTCAACCCCGCGTCCCCGTACCGGGTCGCGGCGGACGCGGACGGGATGCTCGGGCTCTACCTCGACGGCCGGCGGATCTCCGACGTGGGCCTGCCGCCCATGCCGGACTACTACCGGCACACCCTGGCCAACGGGAAGTCCGTGATGGAGG is a genomic window of Streptomyces sp. NBC_00708 containing:
- a CDS encoding SRPBCC family protein; its protein translation is MPRTARTMSVSDSIVVSADPSQVYERLSDPTAMGRWSPENLGARVRGERREAYVGMVFDGRNKRGPVSWTTRCTVTAADPGRRFAFRVHAIGARRPLLRGPIATWEYRFEAVEGGTRVTETWTDDRRAWPDVVANAFDRLATRGHTFAVFQRRNIRTTLERLKAALETPGS